The region GACCTGGAGTACCAGCCAAAGGATTACGGATAACCGTATTCTCCCCCTCAGACTCCCCTCTGCGTCCAGTATTTTCTCATCAAATACCGGGTACAAAAAAAGCTGCCTGTGGTAAAATGGGTAGATAAGGCTTGCGGCCTGAAGCACCTGCCCCGTGGTATAGGGGTCGTCAAACCCGAAGGTGACGGTGCACCTGCCTTTTCTGGGCCACAGATGTTTGAGGAGAAGTTTTGTCTGCCTGTAAAGGAGCCTTAAGGATGCCTGGTTCTTTTCATCCTCCAGCCAGACTTTCTTCTCCAGAACAAATTCCCTGATTCCTTTAAGCTTATCACAAATTTTCTCAAAAGAAAACTTAAGTTTTCCCAGTATATGTCTGATTGACCGGCTGATACGGGCTGCGATGCCTTTTATTTTTTCCATGACGCCGGACCCCTGTTTGTCAGGCTCAGGCCCTGTTTTATCTTCCTCTGCCCGGCTTTCCCTCCGGTTGGTGTCCTGCCCTCCCACGTGTTCCCCATGGAATTGTGTGCCATGAGCCTGTTTCCCGCCGGACTGGCCGTCATTCGATTGTTTCTCCCGTGACCGGCCGTCATCGGCCCGTCCATCCGTATCGGTCTTCCTGTGTTCCTCCTGAGCCTTCCTGTAATGCTCTTCATCCTGCTGGAGTTCCTCATACAGAGACTGTTCTTCATCTCCCAGTATGGTCTCCAGACCGTCCTCCAAATCCCGGGCAGGATCCTTTTCCCCATTGTGCCACAGCCGGAAGCCCAGAACCTTGAGACTGCACGCCATGCCTTCGCCTTCATAGACAGCCCCGAATACCAGAATATGGAAAAACCAGGTGGCGCAGACCGACAGCAGCAGCTGTCCGTGGTAATTTCCCTCTGCCTTATACCTTACAGGTATGAACAGCACTGCCAGGAGAATGCCAAGCAGCAGCCCCAGGATGACCAGAAGAACAATACCCATTATCTTCAATATTACAAGCAGAATATGAATCATCTTGCCTCCCCCAGGTACGACATATATGATTTCCAGTTAAAACCATCCGTATGCCGGTACATATCATCCACCATGGTGCGGACTACCTCACATGCTTCCCCGTATCCCTGGGCCACGCCTAAAACCAGGAAATCCTCTGCCTTCCGTTCTTCCTCCGTCAGCAGCATCACAGGCCGTATGTCAAGTATATGATTCCCACTCTGAGGAAGAGTAATCACATAGGTGTCCGGCATGAGCTTCCTTTCGCGGATTCCCATGAGGACCCTGGCCCGGTGCCGCCCGGCCCTGTCTCCCATATATAGGTGCTCCCACCAGCGCATTCATTCATCTCCCTCTGTCTGCGCGCCAGGCCATGTCTGAAACCCATTTCCGCCATAACGCGTCCTAATAATCTTCCAGGTCAAATATATCCTGTTCTATCAACATGCGTATAAGACGCATGGAAATCTCTTTTTCCTTACTGTCGGAACAGCTTCTGAGGCTTCCTTCCACATACAGACGCACTTCCTCCAGGGAATCGAAAAAGACTGGCAGCCTGGACAGAATCTTGGACATCACAGCCCTGACAAGGACCTTTGGTTTTCCCTCCCAGGCAGCTGACAGTTCTCCAAAGAAGCGCTCCAGCTTTCCGGCCATCAGTTCTTCATCCACCTTCTGGTCCGCCCTGTCTCCGGGACGCTCCAGGGACATGAAGGAGCTGTCCGACATGAGCAGTTCTATCTTCCTGAGAATTTCCCCGTCCTCATCCCCGCCGTCTGCCGCGTTCTTAACCTCTGTCTCCAGACGCATCCACTGCTCAAAATAAGTCTCCTGCTTTCCCTCCAGCATGGACAGCTTATCTGTCAGCTCCCGGGGAATGGCCTTTACGGCCCCTTCCTCAAAAAGAGACTGAACCTCTGACAGGAGTTCTTTTAACAGGCTTTCCTCCGATACCTCCATCATGGCCCATTTTCTGGAAAGCATAAGCACATAAAGGTCATTTATCAAATCCATGAACAGCATCAGTTCCCCTGTGGTATCCATGAGAATCTGTCCTGCCCGCTCCATCTCGGCTGTCAGATGCCGGTATTCCTCTGCCGTGATAACCTTAAAATCCGTCTTTTCAAATTCCCTGACAATGGAGTGAAGGTCCTCGTATCCTGTCTCCATATCCTCCGGCCGCACCAGCATGGCCTCGGACCGCAGGATATACAGCATATCATCCAGGCTGGAGACTGGTCCGCCCTTATAGACAGACATCCCCTCCTCCACCATGGCAAAGAATTTATTCCTGGTAAGCCGTATGGGAAGCTGGCCTACCACGGACTGTACCCGTTCGTTGACAACCATTGGCTCATCTGTGTCCATAATATAAGCCATGATTTCCGCTGTCCATTCTTCCTCATCCGGCCGGACATTTCTGTTTCCCATGAGCTGGGGCTCAAAACGCCCTTCCAGACGGTTCAGAACGTACTCATACGCCTGAAAAACATCCGTATAAGCGGTATTGGCCTCCATAGCCGAGGCAGTATCATCCCTCAGGCCATTCAACTCCTCCAGCTCCAGGCTTCCCTCCAGAAAATCCTTTAACAGACCGTGATACCGTTTGCTCAGTCTCTCCAGCCTGCTGCTTAAAAGGTCCCCTTCCAGGATTACCTCATAGTACATATAGTAATTCAGGGCCAGCCGCGTATATGCATAGTGGCAGGCCGCTGAAATCTGTTTCTTCCTTCGTCTTGATTTCAAAATCCATTCCTCCCGGAACTTATTTTCACGTAATAAACAAGGCTGCTATATCCGCCTGATATTTAACTCTTACCCAGTATGCAAAGGCGCGCCAGGTCCAGAGACTTCATCATGGCCTGTTCCCGCACCTTTTCACGGTTGCCCTTAAACTGGTATCTCCTGACGCAGGTCTTTCCCCTCAGGCAGCAGGCCATGTACACCAGACCAACAGGCTTTTCATCCGTACCGCCGTCAGGGCCCGCTATGCCGGTGGTGGCCACACAGAGGTCAGTACCGCTGGCCTTCACTCCGCCCTCCGCCATCTCCCTGGCAGTCTCTTCACTGACAGCGCCCCAGGCTTTTAAGGTGTCCTCACGTACTCCCAGAAGGCGCATTTTGGCTTCATTTGAATATGTTACCATGCCTTCCATAAACACGTCGGATACTCCGGGCACATTCACCATTCTGGCCGCTATCATGCCTCCGGTACAGGACTCGGCAGTACACATGGTCAGATGATTCTGTTTCAACAAATCCGCCACTGCCATCTCAAGACTCACCTGCTCATCCGTGGTGAATACAGCTTCCTTAAAACGGTCTTTTATCTCCTTCTCCACAGGCGCAATGAGGGCCAGCCCCTCCTTTCGGCTTCCCGCCCTGGCAGTAATCCTTAAATGCACCTCCGCCGTCTTTGCGTAGGTGGCAATGGTGGGATTTGTCTGGGCGTCAATCAGGTCCAGAAGCATATCCTCTACCTGGCTTTCGCCGTATCCGCAGATTTTCACCATACTGGATACCAGCACCGCGTTCTGCTTTTGCTGAAGATAGGGGAACACCTGTCCGTTAAACATGGGGTACAGTTCATTGGGAGGTCCCGGAAGCAGGATAACGGTCTTGCCGTCCTTTTCCAGAATCAGGCCCGGAGCTATGCCGTTGGCATTGTCCAACACCACCGCTCCCCGGGGGACCGTGGCCATCTTCCAGTTGTTTTCCGGAATGTGCCTGTAAATATTATTCCTGAAGAATTCGGTCAGATGCTCTCTGGTATGGGCGTCCTCCTCCAAAGGCACGCCGAAGGCATCGGCACAGACCTCCTTTGTCAAATCATCCTCTGTTGGACCCAGGCCTCCTGTCAGTATGAGAATGTCAGAGCGTGAAAGTCCCTGGCGCACCACGGACATCATCCTGTCATAATTATCCCCCACCGTGACCTGGAAAAACAGATCGAATCCAAGCATGGCGCATTTTTCCGCCAGGAATTGAGTGTTGCTGTTTACAATATTTCCCATAAGAATTTCAGTTCCCACGGATATAAGTTCCACTGTCATGCTACATGCCTCCCTCTGTCAGGATTTTGATATTCTTTGCCACATAATCCACCAGGGATATAATGGTCAGGGCAACTGCAATGACAACCACCATGTTGGTCACCAGCGTCAGAGCCGGAATATTGAATATCAGCAGGATGACAGCCGTCATCTGGAAGGTGGTCTTAAATTTGCCCCAGTAGCTGGCTGCAATGACCACGCCGTTGTCCGCCGCCACCAGACGGAATCCGCTGATGATGAATTCGCGGCTGATGATGATGATGACAACCCAGGCAGGGAGCTGTCCCAGCTCAATCAGGCAAATCAGCGCGGAACAAACCAGCAGCTTGTCTGCCAGGGGGTCCATGAATTTACCAAAGTTGGTCACCAGATTATACTTCCTGGCAATCTTGCCGTCAAACAGATCCGTGAGACTGGCCGCAATGAACAGCACATTTGCCACAATACGCATGGTATAGTTATTGCCATGGTCGATCAGCAGGGCCGCAGCAAAAAACGGAATCAAACACACTCTTATAATCGTCAGTTTATTGGGCAGATTCATCATACACCTCTCCTATCAAATCATATTCAGCGGCTCCTGTTACCTTGACCCTCACAAAGTCGCCTGACATCAGTTCCACATCCCCGTTCACAAATATCAGACCGTCCACATTCGGCGCGTCCATGTAAGTCCGTCCCACATAGGCCGGCTCGTCCACCACCTTTCCTTCTATGAGGACCGTAAGCACCCTGCCTACCATGCTCTCACAGTGTTCAAACGCGATGTCCTGCTGCAGCTCCATGATCTCGTCCCTGCGCTCCTCCTTCACCTCCTCCGGCACCTGGTCGGGATAAGAGAAGGCCGGTGTGTCCTCCTCAGCGGAATAAGCAAATACTCCCAGACGCTCAAACTCCATCTCATTGACAAAGTCCATCAGTTCCTCATGATCACTCTCAGTCTCTCCCGGAAAGCCTGAAATCAGAGTGGTCCGGATGGCAATGTCCGGAATCTCCCGCCTGAGTTTTCCGATGCGCTCCATCAGTTCTTCCTTGTTGGTCCTGCGTCCCATACGCTTAAGGATCCGGTCACTGGCATGCTGGATGGGTATATCCAGGTAGTTGCACACCTTTTCCTCTGTCCGGATGGTCTCTATGAGCTCATCCGTGATTTCCTCCGGATAACAGTACTGAATACGAATCCAGCAGATACCCGGAATCTTTGCCAGCTCCTTAAGAAGTCTCGGAAGACATTTCTCCCCATAAAGATCCTTGCCGTAAAGAGTGGTTTCCTGCGCCACCAGAATCAGCTCTTTCACCCCTGCCTCCGCCAGCTGCCCGGCCTCCGCCACCAGCTGCTCTATGGGGACGCTGCGGTAGGGGCCCCTTAAATAGGGGATGATACAATAAGTACATCGCTTGTCACAGCCTTCCGCGATTTTCAGAAAGGCGTAATGGCCGCCGGTGGTGACCACCCGCCTGGCTTCCACCTGGGGAAGCTCGCTCAAATCGCGGAAACAGGAGAGGTGGATGCCTGAACTTCCCATGAGCACCTGCTCCAGCACCTTTGCCACCTCTTCATAGGAAGTGGTCCCAAGGATAGCATCCACCTCAGGTATCTCATCCAGAATTTCCTGCTTATATCTCTGGGCCAGACATCCAGCCACCAGAAGGGCCTTTAAGTTCCCCTCCTCCTTATACCGGGCCATTTCCAGGATGGTGTTGACGCTCTCCTCCTTGGCATCCCCGATAAAACAGCAGGTGTTGATCAGTATTACA is a window of Enterocloster clostridioformis DNA encoding:
- a CDS encoding DUF2953 domain-containing protein; protein product: MIHILLVILKIMGIVLLVILGLLLGILLAVLFIPVRYKAEGNYHGQLLLSVCATWFFHILVFGAVYEGEGMACSLKVLGFRLWHNGEKDPARDLEDGLETILGDEEQSLYEELQQDEEHYRKAQEEHRKTDTDGRADDGRSREKQSNDGQSGGKQAHGTQFHGEHVGGQDTNRRESRAEEDKTGPEPDKQGSGVMEKIKGIAARISRSIRHILGKLKFSFEKICDKLKGIREFVLEKKVWLEDEKNQASLRLLYRQTKLLLKHLWPRKGRCTVTFGFDDPYTTGQVLQAASLIYPFYHRQLFLYPVFDEKILDAEGSLRGRIRLSVILWLVLQVLFDGHTRRMLKGFLK
- a CDS encoding competence/damage-inducible protein A, whose product is MTVELISVGTEILMGNIVNSNTQFLAEKCAMLGFDLFFQVTVGDNYDRMMSVVRQGLSRSDILILTGGLGPTEDDLTKEVCADAFGVPLEEDAHTREHLTEFFRNNIYRHIPENNWKMATVPRGAVVLDNANGIAPGLILEKDGKTVILLPGPPNELYPMFNGQVFPYLQQKQNAVLVSSMVKICGYGESQVEDMLLDLIDAQTNPTIATYAKTAEVHLRITARAGSRKEGLALIAPVEKEIKDRFKEAVFTTDEQVSLEMAVADLLKQNHLTMCTAESCTGGMIAARMVNVPGVSDVFMEGMVTYSNEAKMRLLGVREDTLKAWGAVSEETAREMAEGGVKASGTDLCVATTGIAGPDGGTDEKPVGLVYMACCLRGKTCVRRYQFKGNREKVREQAMMKSLDLARLCILGKS
- the pgsA gene encoding CDP-diacylglycerol--glycerol-3-phosphate 3-phosphatidyltransferase, with the protein product MNLPNKLTIIRVCLIPFFAAALLIDHGNNYTMRIVANVLFIAASLTDLFDGKIARKYNLVTNFGKFMDPLADKLLVCSALICLIELGQLPAWVVIIIISREFIISGFRLVAADNGVVIAASYWGKFKTTFQMTAVILLIFNIPALTLVTNMVVVIAVALTIISLVDYVAKNIKILTEGGM
- the rimO gene encoding 30S ribosomal protein S12 methylthiotransferase RimO translates to MENIKLFCVSLGCDKNLVDTEKMLGLLNGQGIIFTDDETEADVILINTCCFIGDAKEESVNTILEMARYKEEGNLKALLVAGCLAQRYKQEILDEIPEVDAILGTTSYEEVAKVLEQVLMGSSGIHLSCFRDLSELPQVEARRVVTTGGHYAFLKIAEGCDKRCTYCIIPYLRGPYRSVPIEQLVAEAGQLAEAGVKELILVAQETTLYGKDLYGEKCLPRLLKELAKIPGICWIRIQYCYPEEITDELIETIRTEEKVCNYLDIPIQHASDRILKRMGRRTNKEELMERIGKLRREIPDIAIRTTLISGFPGETESDHEELMDFVNEMEFERLGVFAYSAEEDTPAFSYPDQVPEEVKEERRDEIMELQQDIAFEHCESMVGRVLTVLIEGKVVDEPAYVGRTYMDAPNVDGLIFVNGDVELMSGDFVRVKVTGAAEYDLIGEVYDESAQ